One segment of Gopherus evgoodei ecotype Sinaloan lineage chromosome 20, rGopEvg1_v1.p, whole genome shotgun sequence DNA contains the following:
- the C20H1orf109 gene encoding uncharacterized protein C1orf109 homolog — protein MSESSAILVLHQSLRKCFQAIQQQQEAWQTALTGCKPLLSSLSNLAEQMQACQKVTFAHTPLQAFPDLEEQLKYKQRCAAETLLEELGGKVADLQKVRDVVSGYVGTVFQLYEQHADVLGFEASVQRTALIPSLADMLEWLHDIERYYRHVYLESKLLLLQIRYDNLPDMQTLPQSWEKVLEHNSRNMVQDTLLKVSFLETL, from the exons ATGTCAGAGAGCTCAGCCATCCTGGTCCTTCATCAGTCCCTGCGAAAGTGCTTCCAGGCCatacagcagcagcaagaggctTGGCAGACAGCGCTGACAGGCTGTAAGCCCCTCCTGAGCTCCCTCAGCAATCTGGCGGAGCAGATGCAGGCCTGTCAGAAGGTCACATTTGCACATACACCACTGCAAGCCTTCCCGGATCTGGAAGAGCAGTTaaagtacaagcagcgctgtgcAGCAGAGACCCTGCTGGAAGAACTGGGGGGCAAAGT AGCTGACTTGCAGAAAGTGCGGGATGTAGTTAGTGGCTACGTGGGCACTGTTTTCCAACTCTATGAGCAGCATGCGGATGTGCTAGGTTTTGAGGCTTCTGTGCAGCGTACTGCTCTTATCCCCTCGCTGGCTGACATGTTGGAATGGCTGCATGATATTGAGAGATATTACCGACATGT GTACTTGGAGAGtaaactcctcctcctccaaatcaGATACGACAACTTGCCAGACATGCAAACCCTGCCACAGTCCTGGGAGAAGGTTTTGGAGCACAATAGCCGAAACATGGTTCAAG ACACTCTTCTGAAGGTCTCCTTTCTGGAGACTCTGTGA